The Niastella koreensis GR20-10 genome includes a window with the following:
- the idi gene encoding isopentenyl-diphosphate Delta-isomerase, whose protein sequence is MSKVTDVILVNQQDEPIGVMEKMEAHRKAVLHRAFSVFIFNSKGEMLLQQRAVGKYHSGGLWTNTCCSHPAPGEDTLQAATRRLNEEMGFTTMLEKVFDFVYLAEFEHGLTEHEFDHVFVGTYDSRIAPDPMEVKDYCYKNLEEIEATLQSHPQKYTAWFNIAFPKVQQWAAENLLKKVV, encoded by the coding sequence ATGAGTAAAGTAACTGACGTAATATTGGTAAATCAACAGGATGAGCCCATTGGCGTAATGGAAAAAATGGAGGCTCATCGCAAAGCCGTATTGCATCGGGCTTTTAGCGTTTTTATCTTCAATAGTAAAGGCGAAATGTTATTGCAGCAACGCGCTGTGGGCAAGTATCACAGCGGTGGTTTATGGACGAATACCTGCTGCAGCCACCCGGCCCCGGGCGAAGATACCTTACAGGCAGCCACCCGCCGGTTAAATGAGGAAATGGGTTTTACGACTATGCTCGAAAAGGTTTTTGATTTTGTATACTTGGCAGAGTTTGAACATGGATTAACCGAACACGAGTTTGATCATGTTTTTGTTGGAACGTACGACAGCAGGATAGCGCCCGACCCAATGGAAGTAAAGGACTATTGTTATAAAAACCTGGAAGAAATAGAAGCTACCTTACAATCGCACCCGCAGAAATATACCGCCTGGTTCAATATTGCATTTCCGAAAGTGCAGCAATGGGCGGCAGAAAACCTGTTGAAGAAGGTAGTGTAA